From Arcticibacter tournemirensis, one genomic window encodes:
- the sufC gene encoding Fe-S cluster assembly ATPase SufC — translation MLNINNLQTSVEGKEILKGISLQVNAGEIHAIMGPNGSGKSTLASVLAGKESYEVTGGEVSFDGKDLLDMSPEDRAREGLFLAFQYPVEIPGVSNINFLKTALTEIRAYKGLPPLSSKDFLKLLKDKQEVVELKASLVNRSLNEGFSGGEKKRNEILQLAMLEPKLAILDETDSGLDIDALRVVASGVNKLRSENNAFLIITHYQRLLDYIVPDFVHILYDGRIIKSGTKELALELEEKGYDWVKDELSAAASHSL, via the coding sequence ATGCTTAATATAAATAATCTTCAAACTTCTGTTGAAGGGAAAGAGATTCTAAAAGGAATAAGCCTGCAGGTGAATGCTGGTGAAATACATGCGATAATGGGTCCTAACGGTTCGGGAAAAAGTACTCTTGCTTCGGTTCTGGCCGGTAAGGAGAGCTATGAAGTGACCGGCGGTGAAGTATCCTTCGACGGAAAAGACTTGCTTGACATGTCTCCCGAAGACCGGGCGAGAGAGGGTTTATTTCTTGCATTTCAGTATCCAGTGGAAATTCCCGGCGTATCGAATATTAACTTTTTAAAGACTGCTTTAACCGAAATACGTGCATATAAAGGTTTACCTCCTTTATCGTCTAAAGACTTTTTAAAGCTTCTTAAGGATAAACAGGAAGTGGTAGAGCTGAAGGCTTCATTGGTGAACCGCTCATTAAATGAAGGCTTTTCGGGTGGCGAGAAAAAGAGGAACGAAATACTTCAGCTGGCCATGCTTGAACCTAAGCTGGCTATCCTTGATGAAACAGATTCAGGTCTTGATATTGATGCTTTGAGGGTGGTTGCCAGTGGCGTTAATAAGCTCCGGTCGGAAAACAACGCTTTCCTGATAATCACACATTATCAGCGTTTACTTGATTATATCGTGCCTGATTTCGTACATATCCTTTATGATGGAAGAATTATTAAATCCGGCACCAAGGAGCTGGCTTTAGAACTTGAGGAAAAAGGGTACGACTGGGTTAAAGACGAATTAAGTGCAGCAGCATCGCATTCTCTTTGA
- the sufD gene encoding Fe-S cluster assembly protein SufD, which produces MEKGIFNNFYQYLINRFPEGQALSRLNEPAWLSEKREAAFEIFKKDGLPSRKNEEWKFTNLERLLRDDYKFQSQDVSGKFSAAVENLEASRIFILNGKFAPDLSDPLPDGMTFLDTAAALADARFEGKLGAIANDPDNSMLALNTAFFKDYSVLHIEAKKVIERPVHVTHIYTGSQEAAFVPYRMLVVAEKLSEATLIETFHSDTISPVFVSYVSEQQIDESAIFHSHIVNTLGDNVYFIHHREVFQFRNSVLNNSNILLGENPLVRNDLNFQLKGTGTETNLIGAYIMSGEQHADNHTLVDHQMPNCNSSELYKGILDDRSRSVFNGKVYVRPDAQKTNAFQQNNNMLLSDQATVNSKPQLEIFADDVKCSHGSTVGQMNKEALFYLNSRGIGEDTARRLLMQAFVFDVLSRIEIPELRDYTESLLHKKLHTENLEIA; this is translated from the coding sequence ATGGAAAAAGGAATATTCAATAACTTTTATCAATATCTAATAAATCGTTTTCCGGAAGGGCAGGCCTTGTCGCGACTGAATGAACCCGCGTGGCTTTCGGAGAAGAGGGAGGCTGCTTTTGAGATATTTAAAAAAGACGGATTACCCTCCAGGAAGAATGAAGAATGGAAGTTCACCAATCTTGAACGCTTGTTGCGTGACGATTATAAGTTCCAGTCGCAGGATGTTTCGGGTAAATTTTCTGCCGCTGTAGAAAATCTGGAAGCAAGCCGCATCTTTATTCTTAACGGGAAATTTGCCCCGGATCTTTCTGATCCACTTCCGGATGGAATGACATTCCTTGACACAGCTGCCGCGTTGGCTGACGCACGTTTTGAAGGAAAGCTGGGCGCAATTGCCAATGATCCTGACAATTCTATGCTCGCTCTAAATACGGCGTTCTTTAAGGATTACAGCGTTCTGCACATCGAGGCGAAGAAGGTGATTGAGCGTCCGGTGCATGTTACTCATATTTACACCGGCAGCCAGGAAGCAGCGTTTGTTCCTTACCGGATGCTGGTTGTTGCAGAAAAGCTTAGCGAGGCAACGCTGATAGAAACTTTTCATTCTGATACAATTTCCCCGGTATTTGTTAGCTATGTAAGTGAACAGCAGATTGACGAGTCGGCTATTTTTCATTCCCATATCGTCAATACCTTAGGGGACAATGTTTACTTTATTCATCACCGTGAAGTGTTTCAGTTCAGAAACAGCGTGCTGAATAATTCAAATATCCTGCTGGGAGAGAATCCTCTGGTAAGGAACGATCTCAATTTTCAGCTAAAGGGAACCGGTACTGAAACAAACCTGATAGGAGCCTACATTATGAGCGGGGAGCAGCATGCTGATAACCACACGCTTGTAGATCATCAGATGCCTAATTGTAATAGCAGCGAGTTGTATAAGGGTATTTTGGATGATAGATCAAGATCGGTTTTTAACGGGAAGGTATATGTTCGGCCCGATGCCCAGAAGACTAATGCTTTTCAGCAAAATAATAACATGCTGCTAAGCGATCAGGCTACGGTAAACAGTAAGCCACAGCTGGAAATATTTGCCGATGATGTGAAATGCTCTCACGGTTCTACTGTTGGGCAGATGAATAAGGAAGCGCTTTTTTATCTCAATTCAAGAGGAATAGGAGAGGATACTGCCAGGCGCTTGCTTATGCAGGCCTTTGTTTTTGACGTTCTTTCGCGGATCGAGATTCCGGAACTGCGGGATTATACAGAGAGCTTACTTCATAAAAAACTTCATACAGAGAATCTGGAAATAGCTTAG
- a CDS encoding aminotransferase class V-fold PLP-dependent enzyme, translated as MEVNTENIVRQFLYGGEPIGKQFPALHQSVYGKPLVYFDNAATTQKPYSVIHAISEYYSTINSNIHRGVHHLSQKATDAYEVSRNAVAAFINSRSSSEVIFTKGTTDGINLIADVYGSYAVKEGDSVIISAMEHHSNIVPWQIMCEKRGAVLKVIPMNENGELLMDEFERMLDERVKIVAVTYISNTLGTINPVKRIIELAHANGTPVLIDAAQAVQHVAVDVQDLDCDFLAFSGHKMYGPTGIGILYGKEEWLEKLPPYQGGGDMIKTVTFTGTEYNELPFKYEAGTPHIEGAITLKSAVDFITELGVNEIAAFENGLLQYTTSLVTEIPGIDIIGTAKAKAGALSLSVKGVHPYDVGVLLDKMGIAVRTGHHCTQPVMDFYCIPGTVRLSFAVYNTIEEIDYFISSLKRAINMLV; from the coding sequence ATGGAAGTCAATACCGAAAATATAGTCAGACAGTTCTTATACGGAGGCGAGCCGATAGGCAAACAGTTTCCCGCATTACATCAGTCGGTTTACGGAAAGCCGCTGGTGTACTTTGATAATGCTGCCACAACCCAGAAACCATATTCTGTTATTCATGCTATCAGTGAATACTACAGTACGATAAATAGTAACATTCATAGGGGTGTGCATCACCTGAGTCAGAAAGCGACAGACGCCTATGAAGTGTCGAGAAATGCGGTTGCTGCATTTATTAATTCGCGCAGTTCATCTGAAGTGATATTCACGAAAGGGACTACCGACGGTATCAACCTGATTGCTGATGTTTACGGGAGTTATGCTGTAAAGGAAGGTGATTCTGTGATTATTTCGGCGATGGAGCATCACTCAAATATTGTTCCATGGCAAATAATGTGTGAAAAGCGTGGTGCAGTCCTGAAGGTCATTCCCATGAACGAGAACGGTGAACTTCTGATGGACGAGTTTGAGCGTATGCTCGATGAGAGGGTAAAGATAGTTGCTGTTACATATATCTCTAATACACTGGGGACAATTAATCCGGTGAAGCGAATCATCGAACTGGCGCATGCTAACGGCACGCCTGTATTGATAGATGCAGCGCAGGCTGTTCAGCATGTTGCTGTAGATGTACAGGATCTGGATTGCGATTTCCTCGCTTTTTCCGGTCACAAGATGTACGGGCCTACCGGAATTGGCATCCTTTACGGAAAGGAAGAATGGCTTGAAAAGCTACCTCCTTACCAGGGAGGCGGAGACATGATCAAAACGGTAACATTTACCGGAACTGAATATAATGAGCTTCCCTTTAAATATGAAGCTGGTACACCTCATATTGAAGGCGCTATTACCCTTAAATCGGCCGTAGATTTTATTACTGAGCTTGGCGTTAATGAAATCGCCGCTTTTGAGAATGGCCTGCTGCAGTATACGACTTCATTGGTGACAGAAATTCCAGGAATTGACATTATTGGGACGGCAAAGGCGAAAGCCGGTGCTCTTTCATTATCGGTTAAAGGCGTGCATCCCTATGATGTAGGCGTGCTTCTTGATAAAATGGGCATTGCCGTGAGAACAGGCCATCATTGTACGCAGCCTGTAATGGACTTTTATTGTATTCCTGGTACTGTAAGGCTCTCTTTTGCAGTATATAACACTATCGAAGAAATTGATTACTTCATAAGCAGCCTGAAGAGGGCAATAAATATGCTTGTTTAG
- a CDS encoding SufE family protein has protein sequence MTINEKQDELIEEFEFLTDWVDKYEQIIQLGKELPLIDEQYKQDKYLIKGCQSKVWLYPEFKEGRIFFSADSDAIISKGLVSLIINVLSGFSPEEIMNADLYFIDRIGLKEHLSPTRSNGLLAMVKQIKLYAIAYDAALVKKE, from the coding sequence ATGACTATAAACGAGAAACAGGACGAATTAATTGAGGAATTTGAATTTCTTACCGACTGGGTTGATAAGTATGAACAGATCATTCAGCTGGGTAAGGAGCTGCCTCTTATAGACGAACAGTATAAGCAGGATAAATACCTGATTAAAGGATGTCAGTCTAAGGTTTGGCTCTATCCCGAATTTAAAGAGGGCAGGATCTTTTTCTCTGCCGACAGTGATGCCATCATCTCTAAAGGTCTGGTGAGTCTCATCATTAATGTACTGTCGGGGTTTAGCCCTGAAGAGATCATGAATGCTGATTTATATTTTATCGACAGGATTGGACTTAAAGAACATTTATCACCTACCCGCTCAAACGGCTTGCTTGCTATGGTGAAGCAAATTAAACTTTATGCAATTGCTTACGATGCGGCACTTGTGAAAAAGGAGTGA
- a CDS encoding metal-sulfur cluster assembly factor yields the protein MIINDQAGIKDKVIERLKMVFDPEIPVDIYELGLIYELHTFPDGVVKVVMTLTAPACPAADQILQDVQNTLAEVEGIKEARVEISFDPPWDKGMMSEDAKLELGFF from the coding sequence ATGATTATTAACGATCAGGCAGGGATTAAAGATAAGGTTATCGAAAGGCTCAAAATGGTATTTGACCCCGAAATACCTGTGGATATATATGAGCTTGGGTTGATATATGAGCTTCACACGTTTCCTGATGGGGTTGTAAAAGTTGTAATGACCCTTACCGCTCCTGCCTGCCCGGCTGCGGACCAGATACTGCAGGACGTTCAGAATACTCTTGCCGAAGTTGAAGGCATTAAGGAAGCAAGGGTAGAAATTAGTTTCGATCCCCCCTGGGACAAGGGAATGATGAGCGAAGATGCAAAACTTGAGCTCGGCTTTTTCTGA
- a CDS encoding glutamine synthetase beta-grasp domain-containing protein, which produces MATKLEYIWLDGYKPTQSLRSKTKIEKNFSGKLEDCPMWSFDGSSTEQAPGGSSDCVLKPVFICKDPQRKDAYLVMCEVLDSTGAPHPSNGRATIEDDDNDFWFGFEQEYFLWDPETNKPLGFPAGGYPGPQGPYYCSVGAKNAYGREIVEEHLDACLEAGLNVEGINAEVAAGQWEFQIFAKGAKEAGDQIWIGRYLLERIGEKYGVAINWHCKPLGELDWNGSGMHANFSNSVLRTAGNKDTYDKICEAFRPVVKEHIEVYGADNHLRLTGKHETASIHDFSYGVSDRGASIRIPLATVERGWNGYLEDRRPNSAADPYKVAARIIKTVKSAIL; this is translated from the coding sequence ATGGCGACAAAATTAGAGTACATTTGGCTTGATGGCTATAAACCCACTCAAAGCCTGCGCAGCAAAACAAAAATCGAAAAGAATTTCAGCGGTAAGTTAGAAGATTGCCCAATGTGGAGCTTTGACGGATCTTCTACCGAGCAAGCACCAGGCGGATCGTCTGATTGTGTTTTGAAACCTGTTTTTATTTGTAAGGATCCTCAGAGAAAAGATGCTTACCTTGTTATGTGTGAAGTGCTTGATTCTACTGGTGCCCCTCATCCATCAAATGGGCGTGCGACCATTGAAGATGATGATAATGACTTCTGGTTTGGTTTTGAGCAGGAATATTTCCTTTGGGATCCTGAAACGAACAAGCCACTTGGTTTTCCAGCTGGTGGATACCCAGGACCTCAGGGACCGTATTATTGCTCTGTAGGCGCTAAGAATGCCTACGGCAGGGAAATAGTAGAAGAACATCTTGATGCTTGTCTGGAAGCCGGCCTTAATGTAGAAGGTATTAACGCCGAAGTAGCTGCTGGCCAGTGGGAATTCCAGATCTTCGCAAAAGGTGCAAAAGAAGCAGGCGATCAGATATGGATTGGCCGCTATCTTCTTGAAAGAATAGGTGAAAAGTACGGAGTAGCGATCAACTGGCACTGTAAGCCTTTGGGTGAGTTAGACTGGAACGGCTCGGGTATGCACGCTAACTTCTCAAATTCTGTATTGCGGACTGCAGGCAACAAGGATACTTACGATAAAATCTGCGAAGCTTTCCGTCCGGTTGTTAAGGAACATATCGAAGTTTATGGTGCCGACAACCACCTTCGCCTTACCGGTAAACACGAAACAGCGTCTATTCACGACTTTAGCTATGGCGTTTCAGACCGTGGCGCTTCTATCCGTATTCCTCTGGCGACAGTAGAAAGAGGCTGGAACGGATATCTTGAAGATCGTCGTCCTAATTCTGCGGCTGATCCTTATAAAGTGGCGGCACGTATTATCAAGACTGTAAAGTCTGCCATCCTATAG
- a CDS encoding gamma-glutamylcyclotransferase family protein, giving the protein MKENFLFIYGSLLTPSNPFGAYLMENSTLWSKGCIKGTLYDTGDYPAAIYDTASPNLVHGSIYELGPNRHDIFKVLDEYEGFNEDHLESSEFIRCECEVLAGNEVKICWTYVYNRSYVHLPAIPSGDYILYKKG; this is encoded by the coding sequence ATGAAAGAAAACTTTCTGTTTATTTACGGTTCTCTTTTAACACCCTCCAACCCATTCGGCGCCTACTTAATGGAGAACAGCACATTATGGAGCAAAGGTTGCATAAAGGGTACTCTATATGACACCGGTGATTATCCGGCAGCTATTTATGATACTGCATCTCCCAATTTGGTCCATGGGAGTATTTATGAACTCGGACCGAACCGTCACGACATTTTTAAAGTACTGGACGAATACGAAGGATTTAATGAAGACCACCTCGAATCGAGTGAATTTATCAGATGCGAGTGCGAGGTTTTAGCTGGAAATGAAGTTAAAATATGCTGGACTTACGTTTATAACCGTTCTTACGTTCATCTGCCTGCAATTCCATCAGGAGACTATATTCTATACAAAAAAGGCTGA
- a CDS encoding glutamine synthetase family protein: MDNSQVIKYLQDKDIHKIKFAFADIDGILRGKVIHRKKFVDGLQDGYGFCDVTFGWDSNDALYDEVAVTGWQSGFPDKACRIDLNTFRTVPWEDHIPFFLADFSRHDGTSLAVCPRSLLKRIIQQCDSMGFHAEFAQEFEWFNFKETSHSLQEKGFTGLQPLTSGMFGYSILRPSQNSAFFYDLFNLCEQFNIQIEGLHTETGPGVYEAAILHNGILEAADKAVLFKSAVKEIASRHGIVASFMAKWNTDLPGCSGHIHQSLWTKDKERNLFYDADNQESVSELLKQYIAGQLYCLPYILPMYAPTVNSYKRLVEGAWAPTTVSWGFDNRTVALRVLNPSEKYTRLETRVPGADTNPYLAMAAALASGLYGIRNKLLLDIPATTGNAYKEQEKERLPADLYSATQSMMASPVAKDLFGEEFTDHFTRTRLSEWNHFVKHVSTWELKRYLEII; this comes from the coding sequence ATGGACAATAGTCAGGTTATAAAATATTTACAGGATAAAGATATTCATAAGATCAAGTTTGCGTTCGCAGACATCGACGGCATCCTCCGGGGTAAGGTTATTCACCGGAAAAAGTTTGTCGACGGCTTGCAGGATGGTTATGGATTCTGCGATGTCACCTTTGGCTGGGACAGCAATGATGCTCTTTACGATGAGGTTGCGGTTACTGGTTGGCAAAGCGGCTTTCCTGACAAAGCCTGCAGGATTGATCTCAACACGTTCCGTACTGTTCCATGGGAGGATCATATACCATTTTTCCTGGCTGATTTTAGCAGGCATGATGGAACAAGCCTTGCTGTTTGCCCTAGAAGCTTATTGAAACGAATTATTCAGCAATGCGATTCTATGGGGTTTCACGCCGAGTTTGCCCAGGAGTTTGAATGGTTTAACTTCAAAGAAACTTCCCATTCGTTACAGGAAAAAGGCTTTACCGGACTTCAGCCCTTAACTTCGGGTATGTTTGGTTATTCCATTTTGCGTCCCTCGCAAAACAGCGCCTTCTTTTACGATCTGTTTAACCTTTGCGAACAGTTTAACATTCAAATTGAGGGCCTGCATACAGAAACCGGCCCCGGCGTTTATGAGGCGGCTATTCTCCATAACGGAATACTTGAAGCTGCTGATAAGGCTGTCCTTTTTAAATCAGCCGTAAAAGAAATTGCATCGCGGCATGGTATTGTAGCTTCTTTTATGGCGAAATGGAATACCGACCTGCCGGGCTGCAGTGGTCATATTCATCAGAGCTTATGGACTAAAGATAAGGAACGGAATCTTTTTTATGATGCTGATAACCAGGAGTCTGTTAGTGAACTGTTAAAGCAATACATTGCCGGTCAGCTCTATTGTTTGCCGTATATTCTTCCGATGTACGCACCAACGGTTAATAGTTATAAACGTTTAGTAGAAGGCGCATGGGCGCCTACCACAGTGAGCTGGGGCTTTGATAACCGCACAGTTGCGCTCAGGGTGTTAAATCCATCTGAAAAATACACCAGACTTGAAACAAGAGTACCAGGCGCTGACACGAATCCATACCTGGCCATGGCAGCAGCACTTGCGTCAGGTCTGTATGGTATCAGGAATAAGCTTTTGCTTGACATTCCTGCTACCACGGGTAACGCTTATAAAGAGCAGGAGAAAGAACGGCTCCCTGCCGACCTGTATTCAGCTACTCAATCAATGATGGCTTCTCCGGTGGCGAAGGATTTGTTCGGTGAAGAATTTACCGACCATTTTACCAGAACGCGGCTTTCGGAGTGGAATCATTTTGTTAAACATGTTAGCACCTGGGAACTGAAGCGATATTTGGAGATAATATAG
- a CDS encoding TIGR01459 family HAD-type hydrolase encodes MDNIFAFREVIEQYKVVFFDAFGVVKNYKGLVPGIEKTFEYLEAEKKEYYIVTNDASRSPVQLAEKYHQMGLKAISHDRIISSGMLAKEYLDLKVKDGIAAYLGTTDSAHYIESSGLHTLRVKEVTADNIQQVNALVFLDDEGFEWCRDLNKTVNLLRKRTIPVIVANTDDAYPLNVSEVCIAVGSIATMIENIVGKEFIRFGKPDSQMFMFAYDLVREKLQVTKKDIVMVGDTLHTDILGGNKFGLDTILVLSGNTLASEAETRINTTGIIPTYICQSAVIE; translated from the coding sequence ATGGATAATATTTTCGCATTCAGAGAGGTCATTGAGCAGTATAAGGTGGTTTTTTTTGATGCTTTTGGAGTAGTAAAGAACTATAAAGGACTTGTTCCGGGTATTGAAAAGACCTTTGAATATCTCGAGGCGGAGAAAAAGGAGTATTATATCGTTACAAATGATGCGTCAAGAAGTCCTGTTCAGCTGGCCGAAAAGTATCACCAGATGGGCCTGAAAGCGATAAGCCACGACAGGATCATTTCTTCAGGAATGCTCGCCAAAGAATATCTTGATTTAAAGGTGAAAGATGGAATTGCAGCTTATTTGGGAACCACCGACAGCGCACATTACATTGAGAGCTCGGGCCTGCATACCCTTCGGGTAAAGGAAGTTACAGCCGACAATATTCAGCAGGTGAATGCGCTGGTATTTTTGGACGACGAAGGGTTTGAATGGTGCAGGGATTTGAATAAGACAGTGAATCTGCTTAGAAAGAGGACTATCCCGGTAATAGTAGCAAACACAGATGATGCTTACCCTCTGAATGTAAGCGAGGTATGTATTGCAGTTGGAAGCATTGCAACGATGATCGAGAATATCGTAGGTAAAGAGTTCATTCGCTTTGGTAAGCCCGATTCACAGATGTTTATGTTTGCTTATGACCTTGTACGTGAGAAACTACAGGTAACAAAGAAAGATATTGTAATGGTCGGAGACACTCTTCACACCGATATTTTAGGCGGTAACAAGTTCGGATTAGATACCATATTGGTGCTTTCGGGTAATACGCTTGCCTCGGAGGCGGAAACAAGAATAAATACCACCGGAATTATCCCTACCTATATTTGTCAATCTGCAGTGATCGAGTAA
- a CDS encoding TatD family hydrolase, translated as MFLNLHSHYDLEPAGGRVITNIIMSCKGQEEGVLLANYSGKWVSAGIHPWYIDELNYSLQFHAMVEFAGKEAVKMIGECGLDRLRGPSLDLQQRVFEDQIHLAEKLKKPVIIHCVKCFSELLMVKKKLNPTVPLVVHGFNNKADVARELIRHNFYLSFGAALLLDGSNAQKVLSLIPENRIFLETDDRDVPVERIYEKAALLKNVSVNQLKEIIFANYQSLGNKF; from the coding sequence ATGTTCCTTAATCTGCATTCTCATTACGATTTGGAGCCCGCAGGCGGGAGGGTGATAACCAATATTATCATGTCATGCAAAGGGCAGGAGGAGGGGGTTCTGTTGGCTAACTATTCCGGCAAATGGGTATCAGCCGGCATTCACCCCTGGTATATCGACGAGCTAAATTACTCTTTGCAATTCCATGCGATGGTGGAGTTTGCAGGTAAAGAAGCCGTTAAAATGATCGGTGAGTGTGGCCTGGATCGACTCCGCGGGCCGTCGCTTGATCTGCAGCAGCGTGTTTTTGAAGATCAGATACATTTGGCTGAGAAATTGAAGAAGCCGGTTATTATTCATTGTGTTAAATGCTTCAGTGAGTTGCTAATGGTAAAAAAGAAACTGAACCCTACAGTTCCTCTTGTCGTACACGGTTTTAACAATAAAGCTGACGTAGCTCGGGAGCTAATCAGACATAACTTTTATCTTTCGTTTGGAGCTGCTTTACTTTTGGATGGATCGAACGCACAAAAGGTGTTATCATTAATTCCGGAAAACCGTATTTTCCTTGAGACTGATGATCGTGATGTTCCTGTCGAAAGGATTTATGAAAAGGCGGCCCTTTTGAAAAATGTTTCAGTAAATCAGCTCAAAGAGATTATTTTTGCGAATTATCAGAGTTTAGGGAATAAGTTTTAA
- a CDS encoding tRNA threonylcarbamoyladenosine dehydratase produces MMDLGWLSSSALLVGDDGIHTLQNSHVLVVGLGGVGSFAAEFICRSGVGEMTIVDGDVVDPSNRNRQLPALSTNHGLSKADIMATRLLEINPDLKLHVIKDFLKPEMCREILQTPFDYVMDCIDSVTPKLFLLSTAYQSGQRIVSSMGAGGKLDPTKLRVADLFDTYQCQFAQYVRKRVKRLGVGEGIKAVFSTEEVMRSSLIMTDGSNFKRSAYGTVSYLPAAFGGICASVVIRDLLEYPIDREQRPLGIRIKKAARNTPGKVKDGELNPA; encoded by the coding sequence ATGATGGATTTGGGCTGGCTTTCGAGTTCGGCTTTATTGGTGGGAGATGACGGTATTCATACCCTGCAAAATTCGCATGTTTTAGTAGTGGGTCTTGGTGGTGTGGGATCGTTTGCAGCAGAGTTTATTTGTCGTTCGGGAGTGGGCGAAATGACTATAGTTGACGGAGATGTTGTAGATCCTTCAAACCGAAATCGCCAGCTGCCTGCCTTGTCCACCAATCACGGTTTATCGAAAGCAGATATTATGGCAACGCGGCTGCTCGAGATCAATCCCGATTTAAAGCTTCATGTTATAAAGGACTTCTTAAAACCTGAAATGTGCCGCGAGATACTGCAAACACCTTTCGATTATGTAATGGATTGTATTGACAGTGTTACTCCTAAGTTATTTCTTCTTTCCACGGCCTATCAGAGCGGCCAGCGCATTGTCAGCTCGATGGGTGCGGGTGGAAAGCTCGATCCGACCAAGTTAAGAGTTGCCGACCTGTTCGATACCTATCAGTGCCAGTTCGCACAATATGTGAGAAAGCGGGTGAAAAGACTCGGCGTTGGGGAGGGCATCAAAGCGGTGTTTTCTACTGAAGAGGTAATGCGTTCTTCGCTGATCATGACCGATGGAAGCAACTTTAAGCGGTCAGCTTACGGCACGGTGTCTTACCTGCCTGCTGCCTTTGGAGGAATTTGTGCTTCCGTAGTGATAAGGGATCTGCTCGAATACCCCATTGATAGAGAACAACGGCCACTGGGAATAAGAATAAAAAAAGCTGCACGCAATACCCCTGGAAAAGTTAAGGACGGCGAGTTGAACCCAGCCTGA
- a CDS encoding PAS domain-containing sensor histidine kinase, translating to MTIESDNKNSGLHAINALNAYQQAVNSAAIVSITDKRGIITYVNELFCQISKYQENELVGNNHRIINSNYHPKSFFSSLWRTISTGNVWHGEVRNKAKDGSFYWVDTTISPMLNNDGHITHYLSIRSLITERKRLEKERERLLSELTQKYNALMQFNYIVSHNLRVPIANILGLTGLLRSENTADTELIDMVHKSAESMDMIIKDLTSLLAVRTPINESLEEISLSDIISSVKNTLSTQISSSGAIIREHISPDAENIYTFKAYFQSIVYNLLSNAIKYHKTGTSPLINLKARREKDAFVLSVKDNGVGMDLDAIGNKLFGLYKRFDLTREGRGVGLHFTKTQVETLGGQISVKSKPGLGTVFTITLKNLF from the coding sequence ATGACGATTGAGAGTGATAATAAAAACAGCGGTTTACATGCTATAAATGCATTGAATGCATATCAGCAAGCTGTTAATTCGGCAGCTATAGTATCTATTACCGATAAACGAGGCATTATCACCTATGTAAACGAACTTTTCTGCCAAATTTCAAAATATCAGGAGAATGAACTTGTTGGTAATAATCATCGCATTATCAACAGTAATTATCATCCTAAATCGTTCTTTTCATCGTTATGGCGAACCATTTCGACTGGAAATGTGTGGCATGGCGAAGTTAGGAACAAAGCAAAAGACGGAAGCTTCTATTGGGTAGATACAACTATTTCTCCTATGTTAAACAACGATGGGCACATAACTCATTACCTGTCGATAAGAAGCTTAATAACAGAAAGAAAAAGACTTGAAAAAGAACGCGAAAGACTATTGAGCGAACTAACTCAAAAGTACAACGCACTCATGCAATTCAACTATATTGTCTCCCATAATCTTCGTGTGCCTATTGCCAACATTCTCGGCCTTACAGGATTGCTTAGATCTGAAAATACAGCTGATACAGAACTGATTGACATGGTTCATAAATCTGCCGAATCAATGGATATGATTATCAAGGATTTGACTTCGCTTCTCGCTGTGCGCACTCCAATAAACGAGAGTCTGGAGGAAATTTCGCTCTCGGATATCATTTCGTCGGTTAAAAATACTCTCTCGACCCAAATTAGTAGTTCGGGGGCAATAATCAGGGAACATATATCGCCCGATGCTGAGAACATCTATACCTTTAAAGCCTATTTTCAGAGCATCGTATACAACCTCCTGAGCAATGCAATTAAATACCACAAAACAGGTACATCGCCGTTAATTAACCTCAAAGCCAGGCGCGAAAAAGATGCCTTTGTGCTTTCGGTAAAGGATAATGGTGTGGGAATGGACCTTGATGCTATTGGAAATAAATTATTTGGCCTTTACAAAAGATTTGACCTGACCCGTGAAGGACGAGGCGTCGGTTTGCACTTTACTAAAACGCAGGTAGAAACTCTCGGAGGCCAGATCTCCGTAAAGAGCAAACCTGGCTTAGGGACAGTGTTCACTATCACACTTAAAAATTTGTTCTAA